Proteins encoded within one genomic window of Abditibacteriota bacterium:
- a CDS encoding DegT/DnrJ/EryC1/StrS family aminotransferase — MTTPAILGGSPVLETLPDYIAWPRPTKEIEEALLRTLASGNWGTLSGENARFAEEWARYTGAACALPVLNGTIAIEMAVRGLGIGRGDEVITTPYTFSATVHSIVNAGAMPVFADIDPDTFCIDPASVETLITPATKAVIGVHLGGRPFDADALRSICQKRGIYLIEDCAHAHGSQWKGVRTGAIGDAGCFSFQASKNISAGEGGAVTTSHRDLYERMWSMHHNGRAYGRLTYDHPVLSTDARLADWQCAVLTAQLPYLDGQITTRMETAALLDKAFADIPFLEPLKKDPRIERNSYHLYCFRYKPEGLGGLSRSAFINALAAENVCLPGEGYAEPIYEMAMLYTEDYTKLTGARFQKPHLPANDLIAHTEGCWLYHSSLLGGPKGAEAILEAIDKIAAHSDELKEKEAHNE, encoded by the coding sequence ATGACAACACCGGCTATTTTGGGAGGCTCTCCCGTCCTGGAGACTCTTCCGGACTACATCGCGTGGCCCAGACCCACAAAAGAGATAGAAGAGGCGCTGCTGCGCACCCTTGCCTCCGGCAACTGGGGCACCCTGAGCGGCGAAAACGCCAGGTTCGCAGAAGAATGGGCCCGCTACACCGGCGCCGCCTGCGCCCTGCCCGTCCTCAACGGCACCATCGCCATCGAGATGGCGGTCCGGGGGCTGGGCATAGGCCGCGGGGACGAGGTGATCACCACCCCCTACACCTTCTCGGCCACAGTCCATTCCATAGTCAACGCAGGCGCCATGCCCGTGTTTGCGGACATAGACCCCGACACCTTTTGCATCGACCCGGCTTCGGTGGAGACCCTCATCACCCCGGCCACCAAAGCCGTCATAGGCGTCCATCTGGGCGGCAGGCCCTTTGACGCCGACGCCCTGCGCAGCATATGCCAAAAGCGCGGCATATACCTCATCGAAGACTGCGCCCACGCCCACGGCTCGCAGTGGAAGGGCGTCAGGACCGGCGCCATCGGAGACGCCGGGTGCTTCAGCTTTCAGGCCAGCAAAAACATCTCGGCCGGCGAAGGCGGAGCCGTCACCACCAGCCACAGGGACCTCTACGAAAGGATGTGGAGCATGCACCACAACGGCAGAGCCTACGGCCGTCTGACCTACGACCATCCCGTCCTCTCCACCGACGCCAGGCTGGCCGACTGGCAGTGCGCGGTCCTCACCGCCCAGCTGCCTTATCTGGACGGCCAGATCACGACCCGCATGGAAACGGCCGCCCTGCTGGACAAGGCCTTTGCGGACATCCCCTTCCTGGAGCCCCTGAAAAAGGACCCGAGGATAGAGCGCAATTCCTATCACCTGTACTGCTTCCGCTACAAGCCGGAGGGCCTCGGAGGGCTCTCGAGAAGCGCCTTTATCAATGCTCTCGCGGCGGAAAACGTGTGCCTGCCCGGAGAGGGCTACGCGGAGCCCATATACGAGATGGCCATGCTCTACACCGAGGATTACACCAAGCTGACGGGCGCCCGCTTCCAAAAGCCCCATCTGCCCGCCAACGACCTGATAGCCCACACCGAGGGCTGCTGGCTGTATCACAGCTCCCTGCTGGGAGGTCCCAAGGGGGCCGAAGCCATTCTGGAGGCCATAGACAAGATAGCAGCCCACTCGGACGAACTGAAAGAAAAGGAGGCCCACAATGAGTAA
- a CDS encoding DegT/DnrJ/EryC1/StrS family aminotransferase, translating into MSKLAIHGGTPVFKGTFPSWPYWNDEEKHNLLRALSAGQWGTLGAEALTFANEFAAYIGTKHAVCVNTGTQALEMMLRGCGIGYGDDVITTPYTFSATVSSIAWCGAMPVMADIDPDTGNIDPDSLEGCCTPATKAILLVHVAGRPCDMDAINAFAKKKGILVLEDSAHAHGSQWKGVRCGHLGDASAFSFQGSKAITGGEGGCVTTDSDAIYAKVWEYHNSGRAADGSTVMGTNARMAEWEASILRAQLPRLEEQCALRQKNAAYVSSRIEGLPGITLPRKDPRITLWNGYMYTFRAARRDEFVEALNAEGIPCSKGYPSLEDMGMLREPYFEKHTGRKYQRSACQKGTNILTKEAVWIPAPILMGGDEETACIAEAIAKVAKEIH; encoded by the coding sequence ATGAGTAAGCTGGCCATTCACGGCGGAACGCCGGTATTCAAGGGGACTTTTCCCTCCTGGCCCTACTGGAACGACGAAGAAAAACACAATCTGCTGCGGGCTCTGTCCGCGGGACAATGGGGCACTCTGGGCGCCGAAGCCCTGACCTTTGCCAATGAGTTTGCCGCCTACATCGGCACCAAGCACGCGGTCTGTGTCAACACGGGCACCCAGGCTCTGGAGATGATGCTCCGGGGCTGCGGCATAGGCTACGGGGACGACGTGATCACCACTCCCTACACCTTCTCGGCCACCGTGTCCTCCATCGCCTGGTGCGGAGCCATGCCCGTCATGGCGGACATAGACCCCGACACGGGCAACATAGACCCCGACTCGCTGGAGGGCTGCTGCACCCCGGCCACCAAGGCCATCCTGCTGGTGCACGTAGCCGGCCGCCCCTGCGACATGGACGCCATCAACGCCTTTGCCAAAAAGAAGGGCATACTGGTGCTGGAAGACTCCGCCCACGCTCACGGCTCCCAGTGGAAGGGAGTCCGGTGCGGACATCTCGGCGACGCCTCAGCCTTCAGCTTTCAGGGCAGCAAGGCCATCACCGGCGGCGAGGGTGGCTGCGTGACCACCGACAGCGACGCCATCTACGCCAAGGTGTGGGAATACCACAATTCCGGCCGGGCCGCCGACGGCTCCACGGTCATGGGCACCAACGCCAGAATGGCCGAATGGGAGGCCTCCATACTGAGAGCCCAGCTCCCCAGGCTGGAGGAGCAGTGCGCCCTGCGCCAGAAGAACGCCGCATACGTCTCCTCCCGCATAGAGGGACTGCCCGGCATCACCCTGCCCCGCAAGGACCCCAGGATCACCCTGTGGAACGGCTACATGTACACCTTCAGGGCCGCCAGACGGGACGAATTCGTGGAGGCGCTGAACGCCGAAGGCATCCCCTGCAGCAAGGGCTATCCCTCCCTAGAGGACATGGGCATGCTGCGGGAGCCCTATTTTGAAAAGCACACAGGCAGAAAGTATCAAAGGTCCGCCTGCCAGAAAGGCACGAACATCCTGACAAAGGAAGCGGTATGGATCCCCGCCCCCATCCTCATGGGCGGAGACGAGGAAACCGCCTGCATAGCCGAAGCCATCGCCAAGGTGGCGAAGGAAATACACTGA
- a CDS encoding ROK family protein produces MMGQTQIRIRNLLKIYQMLFRGPLTRHTLMECSGLSLMSVTNLTNKLLRSDVVELTDTDKPENKFGRRAEAVALKTEEPVWVVLDLRSSMPSYTLFTADRRNYSSRSIEGADYGKGFEGLLKQIGDLKRQYALRGAAAITPGPYDPDKDRVNNIRIPLLNEIPLRETLCAALGVDCYIEEDVKLSATACAEHYTEADSLYYLFVGDGVGGAFVNSGSLVSGLNSLAGDPGQLPCGGDTFENLLNTAAWREALKTMTEDEVIARNARIAKSLIDIIIGILDPHAIIIDCVYLDKETGRRFVGETRSLLSYAGWRKLPYISAPDFSEQVAFLGAIKNMEQRWITRLVNTK; encoded by the coding sequence ATGATGGGACAGACTCAGATACGCATCAGAAATCTGCTGAAGATATACCAGATGCTCTTCAGGGGCCCTCTGACCAGACACACGCTCATGGAATGCTCGGGGCTCAGCCTTATGAGCGTCACCAATCTGACCAACAAGCTGCTGCGCAGCGACGTGGTGGAGCTGACGGACACGGACAAGCCCGAAAACAAATTCGGCCGCAGGGCGGAGGCCGTGGCCCTGAAGACCGAGGAGCCCGTCTGGGTGGTGCTGGACCTGCGGAGCAGCATGCCCTCCTACACCCTGTTCACCGCAGACAGGAGAAACTACAGCTCCAGGTCCATAGAAGGGGCCGACTACGGCAAGGGCTTCGAGGGGCTCCTCAAGCAGATAGGCGACCTGAAAAGGCAATACGCCCTCAGGGGAGCCGCCGCCATCACTCCGGGCCCCTACGACCCGGATAAGGACAGGGTCAACAATATCCGCATACCCCTGCTGAACGAGATACCCCTCCGGGAGACCCTGTGCGCCGCTCTGGGAGTGGACTGCTATATAGAGGAAGACGTCAAGCTGTCCGCCACGGCCTGCGCCGAGCACTACACCGAGGCCGACAGTCTCTACTACCTCTTTGTAGGCGACGGCGTGGGCGGCGCCTTTGTCAACAGCGGCAGCCTGGTCAGCGGCCTGAACTCCCTGGCCGGCGACCCGGGACAGCTCCCCTGCGGCGGCGACACCTTTGAAAACCTGCTGAACACGGCGGCCTGGCGGGAAGCCCTGAAGACCATGACCGAGGATGAGGTCATAGCCCGCAACGCCCGTATCGCAAAGAGCCTGATAGACATCATCATAGGCATACTGGACCCCCATGCCATCATCATCGACTGCGTCTATCTCGACAAAGAGACCGGCCGCAGGTTCGTGGGAGAGACCAGGAGCCTGCTCAGCTACGCGGGCTGGCGCAAGCTGCCCTACATCAGCGCTCCCGACTTTTCGGAACAGGTGGCCTTTCTCGGAGCCATCAAGAACATGGAACAGCGTTGGATCACACGCTTGGTAAACACAAAATAA
- a CDS encoding phosphoenolpyruvate carboxykinase (GTP): MEIRNKAALDWVDQMIELCTPDQVVWCDGSEEEKNKLQDKAVETGVLERLNQDKLPGCYLHRTDPNDVARTEKLTFICTRRKEDAGPTNNWMDPQRAYAETGANFVGSFKGRTMYVVPFIMGPSGSPFSKVGIEITDSIYVVLNMRIMTRMGQVAIDQLGEDGEFTKCLHCTGDLSIEKRRILHFPEDNTIWSFASGYGGNVLLGKKCLALRIASWLAREEGWMAEHMLILGLTDKKGDKTYIAAAFPSACGKTNLAMLIPPESFPGYKVETLGDDIAWIRKGADGRFYALNPESGFFGVAPGTSKKSNPNALATTRSNTIFTNVVKTDDGCVWWEGMGKDTTPKHGIDWLGNEWTPESGEKGAHPNSRFTAPAAQCPCISPDWEKPEGVPLSAILFGGRRAKLAPLVFQSFDWNHGTFLGATMASETTAAATGAVGVVRRDPMAMLPFCGYDMADYFGHWIEMAKDNPNAPKIFHVNWFRQDDEGNFLWPGFGDNLRVLDWIVRRCKGEANAKKTAIGYIPNPEDLNVEGLDISRETLEEILSVDKAAWKAELPGMEEFFAKFGDKLPKEIRAEIEGLKQRLDE, translated from the coding sequence ATGGAAATCAGAAACAAAGCTGCCCTTGACTGGGTCGATCAGATGATCGAGCTTTGTACGCCTGACCAGGTCGTCTGGTGCGACGGCTCCGAAGAGGAAAAAAACAAGCTGCAGGACAAAGCTGTTGAGACCGGAGTCCTGGAAAGATTAAATCAGGACAAGCTGCCCGGCTGCTACCTCCACAGGACCGACCCCAACGACGTGGCGCGCACGGAAAAGCTGACCTTTATCTGCACCCGCAGAAAGGAAGACGCCGGCCCCACCAACAACTGGATGGACCCCCAGAGAGCCTACGCCGAGACCGGAGCCAACTTTGTGGGCTCCTTCAAAGGCAGGACCATGTACGTGGTGCCCTTTATCATGGGCCCCTCCGGCAGCCCCTTCTCCAAGGTGGGCATCGAGATCACCGACAGCATCTACGTGGTCCTCAACATGAGGATCATGACCAGAATGGGCCAGGTAGCCATTGATCAGCTGGGTGAGGACGGCGAGTTCACCAAGTGTCTGCACTGCACGGGCGACCTCTCCATCGAAAAGAGACGCATCCTGCATTTCCCCGAAGACAACACCATCTGGAGCTTTGCTTCCGGCTACGGCGGCAACGTGCTCCTGGGCAAGAAGTGCCTGGCTCTGAGGATAGCCTCCTGGCTGGCCAGAGAAGAAGGCTGGATGGCCGAGCATATGCTCATACTGGGCCTCACGGACAAGAAGGGCGACAAGACCTACATCGCCGCCGCCTTCCCCTCCGCCTGCGGCAAGACCAACCTGGCTATGCTCATCCCGCCCGAGTCCTTCCCCGGCTACAAGGTGGAGACCCTGGGCGACGATATCGCCTGGATCCGCAAGGGAGCCGACGGCCGCTTCTACGCTCTGAACCCCGAGTCGGGCTTCTTTGGCGTGGCCCCCGGCACCAGCAAGAAATCCAACCCCAACGCTCTGGCTACCACCCGCAGCAACACCATCTTTACCAACGTGGTCAAGACCGATGACGGCTGCGTATGGTGGGAAGGCATGGGCAAGGACACCACTCCCAAGCACGGCATAGACTGGCTGGGCAACGAATGGACTCCCGAATCCGGCGAAAAGGGCGCTCATCCCAATTCACGCTTTACCGCTCCCGCAGCCCAGTGCCCCTGCATCTCCCCCGACTGGGAGAAGCCCGAGGGCGTGCCTCTTTCGGCCATCCTGTTCGGCGGCAGACGCGCCAAGCTGGCCCCGCTGGTCTTCCAGAGCTTTGACTGGAACCACGGCACCTTCCTGGGCGCCACCATGGCCTCCGAGACCACGGCCGCCGCTACCGGCGCTGTGGGCGTAGTGCGGAGAGACCCCATGGCCATGCTGCCCTTCTGCGGCTACGACATGGCCGACTATTTCGGTCACTGGATCGAGATGGCCAAGGACAACCCCAACGCCCCCAAGATATTCCACGTCAACTGGTTCCGCCAGGACGATGAGGGCAACTTCCTGTGGCCCGGCTTCGGCGACAACCTGAGAGTGCTGGACTGGATAGTCCGCCGCTGCAAGGGCGAAGCCAACGCCAAAAAGACTGCCATAGGCTACATCCCCAACCCCGAGGATCTGAACGTGGAAGGCCTGGACATCAGCCGCGAGACCCTCGAAGAGATACTGTCCGTGGACAAGGCCGCCTGGAAGGCCGAGCTGCCCGG